Proteins encoded in a region of the bacterium genome:
- a CDS encoding Hsp20/alpha crystallin family protein has protein sequence MSDAFDSFLDLRRRLYRMLDAGVSQAPRPAEGFAPPLDVVSTPEGLTITVELPGMAREDIAVELQGNLLTIAGERRTSREDAQQRFFRRERPSGQFKRSLALPTTDHEELSAALKDGVLTVTVHKPGRGM, from the coding sequence ATGAGTGACGCTTTCGACAGCTTTCTGGACTTGCGCCGCCGGCTCTATCGGATGCTGGACGCGGGCGTCAGTCAGGCGCCTCGGCCCGCCGAGGGCTTCGCGCCGCCGCTGGACGTGGTGAGCACGCCCGAGGGCCTGACCATCACGGTCGAGCTGCCCGGCATGGCCCGCGAGGATATCGCGGTGGAGCTGCAGGGGAACCTGCTGACCATCGCCGGGGAGCGGCGCACCAGTCGCGAGGACGCACAGCAGCGGTTCTTCCGCCGCGAACGCCCAAGCGGGCAGTTCAAGCGCTCCCTGGCGTTGCCGACCACCGACCACGAGGAGTTGTCGGCAGCGTTGAAGGATGGCGTGCTGACGGTCACCGTACACAAGCCAGGCCGAGGCATGTAG